The following proteins are encoded in a genomic region of Dyadobacter sp. UC 10:
- a CDS encoding OmpA family protein produces the protein MRRAAFIVIILFLSGFYTLHAQEATLSKKGRENYDKAQKAWQQRQLGEAIILFEKVLAENPKNYDVNLRLAQIYDLQRNTDLTRKYYAAAIAIKPEAAQSAPAFQWLGRYYFQSEQYDSAQVFFENALKLFPPKSSLSRLAEKSVISSKFAREAIKKPLRIQKKSMGDTVNFLRTQYFPVMTADNETLIFTGLTEDRDENIYITKRKKDGHATLGWDKPEEISSSINTINNEGTCSVSADGRTLVFTACNRPDGYGSCDLYIAQKEGAQWSAPVNLGQQVNTRDWESQPSLSADGHTLYFASERKDGQGKRDIWVTTLDDKKQWSVPSNLGPAINTSDDENAPFIHANGRTLFYASNGLPGMGGFDIFVSQRIDTVWSEPKNLGYPINTAAEQVGLFIASDGRTAYYTDDTSDRGKGRSLLYSFEMPESLQKMIIPARYAKGRITDKKTGQPLASEIDLFDLKTQQKVGAFSSDSKTGTFLTVLNNGGEYAFYVSKAGYLFKSLSFSVNDSVSFVDLEIPLEAIEKDRAEVLNNIFFQTGKYELDEKSKVELDKMVDFLNRNKTIKIEISGHTDDVGSDAENMELSKRRAQSVQEYLHKSGIVTERTSSKGYGETKPVASNDSDENRQKNRRIEWRIL, from the coding sequence ATGCGTCGGGCAGCTTTTATCGTCATCATTCTCTTTCTGTCAGGATTTTACACCCTTCACGCGCAAGAGGCGACATTATCCAAAAAGGGCCGGGAGAATTACGATAAGGCGCAGAAAGCGTGGCAGCAGAGACAGCTGGGAGAAGCGATCATTCTTTTCGAAAAAGTGCTCGCCGAAAATCCAAAAAACTACGATGTTAACTTGCGACTGGCGCAGATCTACGATTTGCAGCGAAACACCGATTTAACCAGAAAATACTACGCTGCCGCGATCGCCATTAAGCCCGAAGCGGCGCAGTCGGCTCCTGCGTTTCAGTGGCTCGGCAGATATTACTTCCAATCAGAGCAGTACGATTCGGCTCAGGTATTTTTCGAAAATGCTTTAAAACTTTTCCCGCCCAAATCCAGTTTGTCGAGGCTGGCGGAAAAGTCTGTCATTTCTTCCAAATTTGCCCGGGAAGCAATAAAAAAACCGCTACGCATTCAGAAAAAGTCGATGGGCGACACGGTCAATTTTCTCAGGACCCAGTACTTTCCAGTGATGACGGCCGATAATGAAACTCTCATATTTACAGGACTGACAGAAGATCGGGACGAGAACATTTATATTACAAAACGAAAAAAAGATGGTCACGCCACGCTTGGCTGGGACAAGCCAGAGGAAATATCCTCATCGATCAACACCATTAATAATGAAGGAACATGCAGCGTTTCGGCCGACGGGCGTACGCTTGTTTTTACTGCCTGCAACCGGCCCGATGGATATGGAAGCTGCGACTTGTATATAGCTCAAAAAGAAGGCGCTCAATGGAGCGCCCCGGTCAACCTCGGCCAGCAGGTCAACACCCGAGACTGGGAATCCCAACCTTCCTTATCAGCGGATGGGCATACTTTATACTTTGCTTCCGAGCGCAAGGACGGTCAGGGAAAAAGGGATATCTGGGTAACCACGCTTGATGACAAAAAGCAATGGTCGGTCCCCAGTAACCTCGGCCCTGCTATTAATACTTCGGATGACGAAAATGCGCCTTTCATCCACGCCAACGGCCGCACGCTTTTCTACGCCTCGAATGGTCTGCCTGGCATGGGAGGATTTGACATTTTTGTTTCTCAAAGGATCGATACGGTCTGGTCAGAGCCCAAAAATCTAGGGTACCCTATTAACACCGCCGCCGAGCAGGTCGGACTTTTCATTGCTTCCGACGGGCGCACTGCCTACTATACCGACGATACTTCCGACCGTGGAAAGGGTCGTTCACTTCTTTACAGCTTCGAAATGCCTGAATCGCTGCAAAAAATGATCATTCCTGCGCGTTACGCAAAAGGCAGGATCACAGATAAGAAGACGGGACAGCCCCTCGCGTCAGAAATCGACCTCTTTGACCTCAAAACGCAACAGAAAGTAGGCGCTTTTTCGTCCGACAGTAAAACCGGAACGTTTCTGACAGTACTCAATAATGGCGGCGAATATGCCTTTTATGTGTCCAAGGCAGGTTACCTTTTCAAAAGTCTTTCGTTCTCGGTAAATGATTCTGTTTCTTTCGTAGACCTGGAAATTCCGTTGGAGGCAATTGAAAAAGACCGGGCAGAAGTATTGAACAATATATTTTTCCAGACCGGCAAGTACGAGCTCGACGAAAAATCGAAGGTCGAGCTTGACAAGATGGTGGATTTTTTGAACCGAAATAAAACCATTAAAATTGAAATTTCCGGACATACCGACGATGTCGGATCTGATGCAGAGAACATG
- a CDS encoding 7-carboxy-7-deazaguanine synthase QueE: MLTETLPIQTITLPVMEAFYTLQGEGQHSGRAAYFIRLGGCEVGCHWCDVKESWDANLHPKYTIDAIVDGALQHPGRLAVITGGEPLMYNLDNLTGALQQAGFKTNIETSGVYPFTGRWDWVCFSPKKFKTPHSDIYSQADELKVIIYNKSDFDFAEEHAALVSDQCSLLMQPEWSKHDIMLPLIIDYIKDNPKWKMSLQTHKFMNIP, translated from the coding sequence ATGTTAACCGAAACTTTACCAATTCAGACAATCACGCTTCCTGTTATGGAGGCATTTTACACGTTGCAGGGCGAGGGGCAGCATAGTGGGCGGGCTGCCTATTTTATCCGGTTGGGCGGCTGCGAAGTAGGCTGTCACTGGTGTGATGTAAAAGAATCCTGGGACGCAAACCTGCATCCGAAATACACAATCGACGCTATTGTTGACGGCGCATTGCAACATCCCGGCCGACTGGCTGTGATCACCGGTGGTGAGCCGCTGATGTATAACCTCGACAATCTTACGGGTGCTTTGCAGCAGGCAGGCTTTAAAACCAATATAGAAACGTCGGGCGTTTATCCGTTTACGGGACGATGGGACTGGGTTTGCTTTTCTCCTAAAAAATTCAAAACGCCACATAGCGATATTTACAGTCAGGCCGACGAATTGAAGGTAATTATTTACAACAAAAGTGACTTTGATTTCGCCGAAGAACACGCAGCCCTGGTTTCCGATCAGTGTTCGCTGCTGATGCAGCCGGAATGGAGTAAGCACGACATCATGCTGCCTTTGATTATTGACTATATCAAAGACAATCCGAAATGGAAAATGTCGTTACAAACTCACAAATTTATGAACATTCCATAA